One window from the genome of Elaeis guineensis isolate ETL-2024a chromosome 5, EG11, whole genome shotgun sequence encodes:
- the LOC105044870 gene encoding probable calcium-binding protein CML27 translates to MEGGGGSPCRTRALHRPSPSFRLRSPSLNIVRLRRVFDLFDHNGDGEITVDELALALDRLGLGVDPDELASTVAAYIPPGRAGLAFDDFEALHRSLGDTLFGAAAPGDERAAAVAEEEEQDMREAFRVFDEDGDGFISAAELQVVLAKLGLPEARNIARVHEMICSIDQDCDGRVDFREFKHMMQGISISSA, encoded by the coding sequence ATGGAGGGAGGAGGAGGGAGCCCCTGCCGGACCCGGGCCCTCCACCGCCCGTCGCCCTCCTTCCGCCTCCGGAGCCCCAGCCTCAACATCGTCCGCCTCCGCCGCGTCTTCGACCTTTTCGACCACAACGGCGACGGCGAGATCACCGTCGACGAGCTCGCCCTCGCCCTCGACCGCCTCGGCCTCGGCGTCGACCCCGACGAGCTCGCGTCCACCGTCGCGGCCTACATCCCCCCTGGGCGCGCCGGCCTCGCCTTCGACGACTTCGAGGCCCTCCATCGCTCCCTCGGCGACACCCTCTTCGGCGCCGCGGCCCCCGGCGACGAAAGGGCCGCGGCGGTGGCAGAGGAGGAGGAGCAAGACATGAGGGAGGCGTTCCGGGTGTTCGACGAGGACGGCGACGGCTTCATCTCGGCGGCGGAGCTCCAGGTGGTGCTGGCCAAGCTCGGCCTCCCGGAGGCGCGGAACATCGCGAGGGTCCACGAGATGATTTGCTCCATCGATCAGGACTGCGACGGACGGGTGGATTTCCGCGAGTTCAAGCACATGATGCAGGGGATCTCCATTAGTAGCGCTTGA